The Chionomys nivalis chromosome 1, mChiNiv1.1, whole genome shotgun sequence sequence tagataaatctaaaaaataaataaataaactaaatttacCTTCAAATAAATTTACTTAGAAGTAGTGCCACATACTAGAGCTATTTTCCATATATAAGAAGCCACTTCAGTCCTGATTAACCACTCATGTAGTTATACTCTCGTGTGTCCTACTGTATGTGCTACTGTGTTCTCATGAGTCCTACTGTATGCCTGGCTTTGCACAGGATATTGGAAATATAAAAGCAAGGAAAGTGTGCCCTGAGCCTTCCATCAAGTGGGACTCATTGGAAGAACTGCAGTCACTGGAGTCAATCTGACATCTCTATGTGCTCAGAGAGCATTAGCAGAGCCTACATCATAGACGAGAGAGAGCAGAGTGGGAAAGGGTGGGTTTCTGGGAGAAATGACACATCATTCAAGTCTGGAAAGACCAGAGGTTGGATACATAGAGGAAACTGACTAATTTCTAACATATAAAGTCCATATATTTCTACAGGGCCTGCACCAGGTCTATGTATATGCTATGGCTATtagcttgatttttttgtttggagACTCCTATCAGTGAGAGTGGGTGGATTTCTGACTCTTGCCTGATCTTGAGACTCTTTCCTTCCCATTGGGCTACCTGTCCAGCTTTGATGATATGagggcttttgttttgtattattgTATCTATTTGTTGTGCCCTGTTTGGCAGTCCTCTCTTGGAGACTTGCTcgttttctgaagaggaaatggagagggAATGGATCTGGGGTGAGAAAAGGTTGTTTATTGGGGGGAGGGCTAGGAGCAGTGGGAAGATGGAAAACTGCTGTCAGGATGTTTTGCATGAGAGAGGaacctattttcaattttaaaagatgaaagttATATAATTCCTTGGATGCATGTGTTTTATTATCAAAGAGAGGGTAAATTATGCTATAATGtatgttgaattttgttattGTGAAAGGCACAGTTGAAAATCAAAGAGGTGAGAAAAGAAGGgagtgggaaaaggaaagggaaggtgtgggaaaggaagaaagaaatttccaGGTTGATGAAGAGGATGAAGGAAAGATACATGGTGAGCCAAAAAATTTCTTCTCTACAAATAACTTAAGGCAACAGAATAACTGGTGGTCCTAATTAGCTTTTTGTGTCTACTACACACAGCCTAGAATTACTTGAGAAGGGAATCTCAGGTGAGGGATATCCAAATCTGACTGGCTTGTGGGCATGGCTGTGGGGGCTGTGTGCATGGAGAgccccagcctactgtgggcagaCCATttcctgggtaggtggtcctgagctggaaaaacaaacaaacaaacaaaacaaacaaaaaaacaaaaaaactagctAAGTATGATCCTTGAGTGGTCCAGAAAGCAGTGTtcctccttggtttctgtttcaagtTTCTGCATAAATTCCTGCCCAGAAATCCCCCCATGATAGACGGTAAGCTGcaagacaaaataaaccctttccactTTGAAGTTACTCTTGGCTGCGTTTGCCACTGCGGTAGAATGAAACCGGAGCGTCAGTGTGAGCTGAACCAATACAGACCTGTTCTGCTTCGGCGCTGATGGTTGCTAGGTGACCGCCCATCACTGAGCAGTTCCTCTCACTCTCGTGCCACGTCTGGTTGTCGTTAAGAGGAAGGTAGCAGTTGGACTGGAAGGCTATCCAGCTAGCAGGGCAACAGTTCCAGGTATCTCCTCGGGTGAGAATTGGAATAAGCATTAGTTACAAAGGAACATTTCATCTGTGGCAGAAGGATGCTTATCCTACTACAATTATTGCCTCAGAAGACATTAATGTTGTTCACTGTCCTTAcatgtatttgcttatatttcCAGAGCTAGCAgtgtggctcaatggtaaagCACTCTCCTAGAGTGTAAGCAGTCCTGAGTTTGATACTttgtaaagaaaggaaggaaggaattgacaaggggaagggagggaggggagagagagtgtTTAGTTTAAAATTAAGCAAATGTTCCTATAACAAAGCCTTCTTTAGGATATTTTATTGGAAAGAAGAGCAAAGAATAGGCAGAACTCAAGCATTTCTTAATTCTCTATGAATTCATAAATTCCAGAATATAAATAGAGAAATAGGCATCTTAGCAATTGACCAATACTTATTCTTGTAGCCAGTTCTCATGTGTCCTTTCTGAGTTACTACGGACGCACTTTAAAGGCTGAATAGAAGCAAATTAGAAGTTTCCTCTGCTACCTGTAGCTTGGGACTCCAGCTCCCCTCGCACACACGTTAGCGTTGTTTGGTAATCAGAGAAATTCACCATTCCTGCTCCTCTCTTCCAGCGTGAAAAGTAACGATGAGTCACTGTTGGGAGGACAAACAGTTATTCCCTGTGTGGCCACCGATTTAGAAAAGTGGGCTGATCtccccacccttctccttccctcacaGTTAAGGTCCccacattttttctttcctatacCCCATTCCGTGACTCCAGGTAAATTTGCTGAAAGCAACTGCAGAAAGCtaatattttataatcattttatcCACTTTGTGATTGACACTGGAAGTTTTGGAATCTTCTAGGTGCCTGCCCTTTTTGGTTTATTCTATTGGAATGTGCACAAGAGTGGGGGCTCTGGTAAGCAGTGGGCCAGCTCCACAAAGCTTTATCACCTTCACGACTTTAGTGATATTTTTACTCTAtgtcaaatatttgaaatataatcaaatactaatattaaaaattaaagagaaacgTACAGGCTTGTAAATTAGCATAACGTGAACACTTTGGGCAAAGCCTGCCAGATTCAAGAAATAGAACATTGCCAACACTCCACATAGCCATCATCCCCCAAACACAGCCCCTTCTTCCTTTGCAGTTAACCATATCATGACTTTTAAAGTCTTCACCCTGGGTTTTGCTTCACAGTTTCAGCCTGGCGCCATCAGATCATGACTTTCTTTGGGATTCTCTACGAGTGGACTCAGGTGGTCTGCATCCTTTGGTGCTGACTTCTGCTCAGCATTGTTTCTGAAACTGTATTGCTGCCCATAGTTGCAGTTCATCCATTTTCATAGCTGGAAAGTCGTCTACTGTTTCCACACAGTGAAATGCCTCGGTCTCTCTGGCTTCTAGCGCAGCCACTGCATCCAGCACGGGGCTGACGCAAACTGTGCTGCTCTGAGCAGTGTTGACCTTGCATCCTAAGGAGAGCAagtcctcctgtttctgttgCTGGTGGCAGTCACAGGCATGGTAAGTGGGGGTATGTGAGAAAGCTTTCTGAACAGGCTCCCTGCTTTGTGCTGTCTCCTGAGGGTAAGCACCCCGGGTCCGGCTTTCTACGTCTTCATCATCAGATGGTGTATGCATTCAGTCATTGCATCCCTGGAGTTTTGCAGTGTTGACTCATCGTGACTGGCAGTTGTACTTCCTTAACAACCAAGGCGGCTGCCAGTGTGTGCATTTgtaatcttttcattttctcctctctggAATGCCATCTACGACTCtgtccatttttattatattgctgGCATGCTCCCAGTTGTTTTGACAGATTACATTCCACACATAAATGCAGTACAAAAATTCTGTCCTATAGAGTTCTGTTTTCACTATAGTGGGCTGTGACTTGTACATGATATGACGCAAGAACCCAGTTTCACTTGATAAATATAATCAATGATGTCTAAAACATTAGTTTAACAAAGCTCTCCTTTCCCCATAATTCTGAAACATCTGCCTTTATTTTAGATAAGGAAATACATATGCAGAGTTAATGCTTTCCTGCAGCCTGTTTGTCTTAGACCAACACTGTACTAATTCAGTCATAGCAGCCTTATCTTCAGGCTTGATATCAGATAGAACAAGACTTCTGTGGTGCTGATGGCTTCAAGGATACATATTTGTCCCCAGTCTTGAGGTGGATACATTTAAAGCTTGAGCTTTTATATGTCAATCGTGCCTCAGCAAAGTGCTGTTTTGGAAGCAAACAGAGCGGTTCTCATCTACATTAGAAAATCAAGTGTGCAGCTCTGACCATCGCCCAAGAAAGCGAAAGCACTGTGGAAAAGGGAGGCTTCCAGTGCTCACATTGGAAGTTCTTGGGGCAAATAATTCAAGATGAGCTTCTTTTGCCTAGTAACTTACCCAAACAATTTGTGATAAAGCAAGCACTGAGAAGTGTGATGAAAACAACAGAGAGGACCCAAGGGATCAGCTGGGGGTGTCGAGTACCTTTTgctagaatgaaaagaaaaacagattagtTTCCTCTCTGCTGCAAGGGAAGCCAAGATTATCAAGCAGCAGGCTCAATGCGAGAGTGCAGAAGGTAATTTAGGTGCATGAGAGACTTAAACATGTCCTGTGAATCAACCAATCTTAGGGTCTGCTagtaaataacaaagaaaaatacaaacttgtttttaaaaagaaaggtttttatgagcagaacacaaaaacaaaggccataaaaattaaagcttttatataccacaaataacataaaacatgtacgcatgcacacacacatatacagacatataaagAATTCTAGATTCAATTCAAAATTCGAGCAAAATTATGAGCAGTATATTTAATCTGCTCAGATTATAATAATCATTAAATGAATGAAGGTATGTTCCATTGGAGAACTAAAATATGTGACAATGTTTTTCACATTGATCCCAAAAGCACATTGAGAGCATGCACTCAAGAGAGGAGATGGCTATGTTGCTGAGGCTAGCCCCTGAGAAAAGCCCCCAAGAAGCACCAATGAGTGGCATTTGCCCATTCTTGgcttttgatttcatttatttatttgtttacttgtgtgtatgcacatgccatggtgcatgcatggaaatcagaagacaacttatcGGTGGAGGTaaggttctctccctccaccatatAGATcctcagacttgacagcaagcgCCTTCATCTACTGAGCCACTTCCATGGCCCAGCATTTACCCAGCCTTAAATGCATTGCATTTGCTGCACTGACTTCAGTCTAGAACTCTATGCCACACAAAGGACTGCATTTATTTGTATGGAAGGGTATTCCGAGCGGTGTTATTTTTCTTCCAGGTCTGGTATAACAGGCATGTAGTCCCAGCTATTCAGGAGGTGAGGGAAGGACTAGAtgaaattcaaggcctgcctggggtTCGGAGGGAGTTCAAGACAAGCCCACAAAACCCAGCGAGATTTTGCGTAGTAATTAAAAAAGTGAAGAAAGGGCTGGGGTGTAACTCAGGGGTAGAGTACTTACTTCCCCAGCATGCAGGGGACACTGCTCCCAGTGTCCCCagtacaaaaccaaaaccaaacataaGCAAGCAAAAAAGCAGTGTTTTTCAGGACTATAGTACAGTGTGGTCATGTTGAAGTCAGCTGTAATAAACTGAT is a genomic window containing:
- the LOC130886035 gene encoding C-type lectin domain family 4 member D-like isoform X1, with the translated sequence MWLEEPQRQPKGTRHPQLIPWVLSVVFITLLSACFITNCLVTHRYFSRWKRGAGMVNFSDYQTTLTCVRGELESQATGDTWNCCPASWIAFQSNCYLPLNDNQTWHESERNCSVMGGHLATISAEAEQNFVTQLLDRQFSYFLGLTDENTEGLWQWVDQTPFNPHMAFWHEGEPNDFKEEDCVVLINVQDEWAWSDFPCHFQAHSICKLPGATFSWKPTKRSL
- the LOC130886035 gene encoding C-type lectin domain family 4 member D-like isoform X2, producing the protein MWLEEPQRQPKGTRHPQLIPWVLSVVFITLLSACFITNCLVTHRYFSRWKRGAGMVNFSDYQTTLTCVRGELESQATDTWNCCPASWIAFQSNCYLPLNDNQTWHESERNCSVMGGHLATISAEAEQNFVTQLLDRQFSYFLGLTDENTEGLWQWVDQTPFNPHMAFWHEGEPNDFKEEDCVVLINVQDEWAWSDFPCHFQAHSICKLPGATFSWKPTKRSL